In the Arthrobacter sp. Soc17.1.1.1 genome, CCTAGAGCACAGGAGGGCGCGAGCGGAAGTACCGGTGGCGTGCGGATCGATTCTTGGGGCGCATGGTGTCCGGTTCCTAGCATGGAGAGATGGACACGGCAGCACCTACCCGCACGGGGTCGGCACCCGGCACCGACATCCGACCGGACACAGAACCAGCAACAGAACCAGACACAGACCCGGACACCGCAGCACCTACAGAGCCCGATACCGGCGAGCGCGTCATCGCCACCCTCGACGAACTCTGCGAACTCGTGCGCGGGCCCTGGACGGTGTACCTCCGCTACTCCTCCGGCTTCGAGGCCGACAGCGGCGGGACGAGCAGGGACGGCGAGAGCGGACTGGACCTGCCGGGCCTGTCCGTCAACCCGCTGACGCCCGAGCAGTGGTGGACGCGGCCGCTCACGGACTGGCTCGCCCGGCAGGTCTGCCAGTACCGGCATCTGGCGGAGGAGGAGGAAGAGCGCTTCCCGTGGGTGCTGAGGGGCCGGTGCGTGGGCCGCGGCCCCGACTCGGAACCACTCCTCACCGATGTGGTGCCGCTCGGGAGGCTGCACGACGATCTGCTCCAGGAGGCGGGGCGGGTGTACGACGAGAGATTCGACACCGGCAACCGCCCCTAGCCCGGGCGGACGAACAGACAGCGG is a window encoding:
- a CDS encoding DUF6098 family protein: MDTAAPTRTGSAPGTDIRPDTEPATEPDTDPDTAAPTEPDTGERVIATLDELCELVRGPWTVYLRYSSGFEADSGGTSRDGESGLDLPGLSVNPLTPEQWWTRPLTDWLARQVCQYRHLAEEEEERFPWVLRGRCVGRGPDSEPLLTDVVPLGRLHDDLLQEAGRVYDERFDTGNRP